A window of Diabrotica virgifera virgifera chromosome 9, PGI_DIABVI_V3a contains these coding sequences:
- the LOC114335158 gene encoding NTF2-related export protein yields MEDLRLKIDQACKVAEDFTKLYYDTLDKRRHLIARLYLETGLLSWNGNGVTGNENILKFMIDLPPSSFTIQTLDAQPVLDSAVNGQLTFIIQVTGSVKYQEKTPKTFQQNFIITAQGDKWKIVSDCMRLQEPLNAKN; encoded by the exons ATGGAAGAT TTAAGGCTAAAAATTGATCAGGCCTGTAAGGTTGCAGAAGATTTCACAAAACTTTATTATGATACTCTGGATAAACGACGGCAT TTGATAGCAAGACTGTATTTGGAGACGGGATTATTATCATGGAATGGTAATGGTGTAACTGggaatgaaaatattttgaaatttatgattGATTTACCACCGTCATCTTTTACTATACAAACTCTAGACGCACAGCCTGTTTTAG attctgcagtaaatggacaactgACCTTCATCATTCAAGTGACTGGCAGTGTAAAATACCAAGAGAAAACACCAAAAACCTTTCAGCAAAACTTCATAATTACAGCACAGGGCGATAAATGGAAAATTGTCAGTGATTGTATGAGGCTGCAAGAACCATTAAACGCTAAGAACTAA